One genomic window of Roseobacter ponti includes the following:
- a CDS encoding haloalkane dehalogenase — protein sequence MSIADKRVTVHGAGMAYADTGSGRPIVFLHGNPTSSYLWRDVMPELAGQGRLIAPDLIGMGNSDKLPDPGPDTYTFDVHSRYLAGFMAALGLTEEVVLVIHDWGSALGFDWARTHPDAVAGIVYMEAIVRPLAGWEEFSPAATPLFQAFRSEAGEDLILGRNTFVERVLPGSVLRDLTEEEMEIYRSPFAARDDRWPTLIWPRQIPVGGEPADVAARVAAYAEWMAGNDLPKLFVTAEPGAILTGAPRDFCRTWRNQTEVQVAGSHFIQEDSGPEIGRAIATWLQQAQV from the coding sequence GTGAGCATCGCGGACAAACGTGTCACCGTGCATGGCGCCGGGATGGCATATGCCGACACCGGCAGCGGGCGGCCCATCGTGTTCCTGCACGGCAACCCGACCTCGTCGTATCTCTGGCGAGATGTGATGCCGGAACTTGCCGGACAGGGGCGGCTCATCGCGCCCGATCTCATTGGGATGGGCAACAGTGACAAGCTGCCGGATCCCGGGCCGGACACCTATACCTTCGATGTGCACAGCCGGTATCTGGCCGGATTCATGGCGGCGCTGGGGCTGACAGAAGAAGTGGTCCTGGTGATCCATGACTGGGGCTCGGCGCTGGGGTTCGACTGGGCCCGCACACATCCGGATGCGGTGGCAGGCATCGTCTATATGGAAGCAATCGTGCGGCCACTGGCCGGCTGGGAAGAGTTCTCGCCCGCTGCCACGCCGCTCTTTCAGGCCTTCCGCTCGGAGGCGGGTGAGGATCTGATCCTCGGCAGAAACACCTTTGTCGAGCGCGTTCTGCCAGGCTCGGTGCTGCGCGATCTGACAGAGGAGGAGATGGAGATTTACCGTAGCCCCTTTGCAGCGCGCGACGACCGCTGGCCCACGCTGATCTGGCCGCGCCAGATCCCGGTTGGCGGAGAGCCGGCGGATGTGGCGGCGCGGGTCGCCGCTTACGCGGAATGGATGGCCGGTAACGATCTGCCAAAGCTGTTCGTCACTGCAGAACCTGGTGCCATACTGACAGGCGCGCCGCGGGATTTCTGCCGTACATGGCGCAACCAGACCGAAGTGCAGGTCGCCGGCAGCCATTTCATTCAGGAAGACTCAGGGCCTGAGATCGGACGCGCGATTGCCACCTGGTTGCAGCAGGCGCAGGTCTGA
- a CDS encoding NADP-dependent oxidoreductase, whose protein sequence is MPQTSDANRRIVLAERPRGMPDDNTLRLETSAVPEPGPGQMLVRTVYLSLDPYMRGRMNDAKSYAEPVKIGEEMTGQVVGEVITSNVDGFAPGDMVLNGSGWQDYALSDGEGVMNLGPDPENPSWSLGLLGMPGYTAWAGLLLIGEPKEGETVVVAAASGPVGATVGQIAKIKGCRVVGVARGPEKCAHVVENLGFDACIDHRAEDFKEQLAAACPDGIDVYFENVGGKVLYGVLPLLNAFARVPVCGVAGWYNLDGLPDGPDYGPMIMSTVLKMKVKLQGFIIFDSFPASTYKDFRRDMKDWLDQGLIEYREQVVEGLENAPAALNDVLEGRSFGKVVVRVG, encoded by the coding sequence ATGCCCCAGACATCAGACGCCAACCGCCGCATTGTCCTTGCCGAACGCCCGCGCGGGATGCCCGATGACAACACGCTGCGCCTGGAAACCAGTGCCGTGCCGGAGCCCGGACCGGGGCAGATGCTGGTGCGCACTGTGTATCTCTCGCTTGATCCATACATGCGCGGGCGCATGAATGACGCGAAATCCTATGCCGAACCGGTCAAGATCGGCGAGGAGATGACCGGCCAGGTCGTGGGCGAGGTGATCACCTCGAACGTCGATGGCTTTGCGCCGGGAGATATGGTCCTCAATGGCAGCGGCTGGCAGGATTATGCGCTCTCGGATGGTGAGGGCGTGATGAACCTCGGGCCGGACCCGGAGAACCCTTCATGGTCGCTCGGGCTCCTCGGCATGCCCGGCTACACCGCCTGGGCGGGGCTTTTGCTGATCGGCGAGCCGAAAGAGGGCGAGACGGTCGTGGTCGCCGCCGCTTCTGGGCCGGTGGGCGCCACGGTGGGCCAGATCGCAAAGATCAAAGGCTGCCGCGTCGTGGGCGTGGCACGCGGGCCGGAGAAATGCGCGCATGTGGTCGAGAACCTCGGCTTTGACGCCTGCATCGATCACCGCGCGGAGGATTTCAAAGAGCAACTGGCCGCCGCCTGCCCGGATGGCATCGACGTCTATTTCGAGAATGTGGGCGGCAAGGTGCTCTATGGCGTTCTGCCGCTGCTCAATGCTTTTGCGCGCGTGCCTGTCTGTGGCGTGGCCGGGTGGTATAACCTTGATGGCCTGCCCGACGGACCGGATTACGGGCCGATGATCATGAGCACGGTGCTGAAGATGAAAGTGAAGCTGCAGGGTTTCATCATCTTCGACAGCTTTCCGGCCTCGACCTACAAAGACTTCCGCAGGGATATGAAAGACTGGCTGGATCAGGGGCTGATCGAATATCGCGAACAGGTGGTTGAAGGGCTGGAAAACGCGCCTGCAGCTCTCAATGACGTGCTTGAAGGGCGCAGCTTTGGCAAGGTCGTCGTCAGGGTCGGATAA
- a CDS encoding division plane positioning ATPase MipZ: protein MAHIIVVGNEKGGAGKSTVSMHVATALARMGHKVSALDLDLRQRTMGRYVENRQAFLANAGLNLPGPRVHELPEIAAETLKPGENIYDHRLSAAVAELEPDNDFILIDCPGSHTRLSQVAHSLADTLITPLNDSFVDFDLLARTDPTGEEILGPSVYSEMVWNARQLRAQAGLTPIDWIVVRNRMGAQRMVNKEKMERAISNLSRRIGFRIAPGFSERVVFRELFPRGLTLLDLKDIGVKQLNISNVAARQELRDLVKSLNLPGVTVDF from the coding sequence ATGGCGCATATAATCGTCGTCGGAAACGAAAAAGGCGGCGCGGGCAAATCCACCGTGTCGATGCATGTCGCGACCGCACTGGCGCGTATGGGTCACAAGGTCAGCGCGCTGGATCTCGATCTGCGGCAACGCACCATGGGGCGCTATGTTGAAAACCGACAGGCGTTTCTGGCCAATGCAGGGCTGAACCTGCCGGGGCCACGGGTGCATGAGCTGCCCGAGATTGCCGCAGAGACACTGAAACCCGGCGAGAACATTTATGACCACCGGTTGTCGGCTGCGGTGGCCGAGCTCGAGCCCGATAATGATTTTATCCTGATCGACTGCCCCGGATCACACACCCGCCTGAGCCAGGTGGCGCACAGCCTTGCGGATACGCTGATCACGCCCCTGAATGACAGCTTCGTCGATTTCGATCTGCTCGCGCGCACCGATCCGACGGGCGAGGAAATTCTCGGACCGTCGGTCTATTCGGAGATGGTCTGGAACGCGCGGCAGCTGCGCGCGCAGGCGGGCCTTACCCCCATCGACTGGATCGTCGTACGCAATCGCATGGGCGCACAGCGGATGGTCAACAAGGAAAAGATGGAGCGCGCGATCAGCAATCTCAGCCGCCGCATCGGGTTCCGCATTGCACCGGGCTTTTCCGAGCGGGTCGTGTTCCGGGAGCTTTTCCCGCGCGGGCTGACGCTGCTCGATCTGAAGGACATCGGTGTCAAACAGCTCAATATCTCCAACGTGGCCGCCCGTCAGGAACTGCGCGATCTGGTGAAATCCCTCAACCTGCCAGGCGTCACGGTCGATTTCTGA
- a CDS encoding DMT family transporter has product MNDHQKGLCITTLGVLLVVPDALFVRLIAAEPLTIAFWRLALAGGMLSGGILLVQGTKPFRAVLSAGRYGAIYMLGVGSSGVLFVLAVSLTSVANVVFIIASLPVFAALFSRVFLDEPVSARMVLTMVAVITGLAIIARGSGEPANAHWSGDALALAVSALFAAALTAARHVRQVSMVPGAAMSYLAAALVILPFAAPLSVASEQAPLVLMHGGFILGSSALLALGPRYITSAEVGLLVLLESVLAPLLVWAVVGENPGPWALAGGSIVVGALFVSNLRALRHRRIRNRP; this is encoded by the coding sequence TGGTTGTGCCGGACGCGCTTTTTGTGCGTCTGATCGCGGCAGAGCCTTTGACGATCGCCTTCTGGCGGCTGGCCCTCGCAGGCGGCATGCTCAGTGGCGGGATCCTGCTGGTGCAGGGCACAAAACCATTCCGCGCTGTACTCAGCGCCGGACGATACGGCGCGATCTATATGCTCGGCGTGGGCAGCAGTGGTGTGCTCTTTGTGCTCGCCGTGAGCCTGACGTCTGTGGCCAATGTGGTCTTTATCATCGCCTCCCTGCCGGTTTTCGCAGCCCTCTTCAGCCGGGTCTTTCTGGACGAGCCGGTCAGTGCGCGTATGGTGCTGACGATGGTGGCGGTGATCACCGGTCTTGCGATCATTGCGCGTGGCTCCGGCGAACCAGCAAACGCGCACTGGTCCGGCGATGCCCTGGCGCTTGCGGTGTCGGCGCTTTTTGCCGCAGCACTCACAGCGGCGCGTCATGTGCGACAGGTCTCGATGGTGCCGGGGGCTGCAATGAGTTACCTCGCGGCCGCTCTTGTCATACTGCCCTTTGCCGCGCCGCTTTCAGTGGCTTCTGAGCAGGCACCGCTGGTTCTGATGCACGGCGGGTTCATTCTGGGCAGTTCCGCGCTTCTGGCGCTGGGGCCGCGTTATATCACGTCGGCCGAGGTGGGCCTGCTGGTGCTGCTGGAGAGCGTTCTGGCGCCGTTGCTGGTCTGGGCCGTGGTGGGCGAAAACCCGGGCCCCTGGGCGCTGGCCGGCGGCAGCATTGTGGTTGGCGCGCTCTTTGTGTCAAATTTACGGGCGCTCAGGCACCGCCGGATCAGAAATCGACCGTGA